A stretch of the Nothobranchius furzeri strain GRZ-AD chromosome 5, NfurGRZ-RIMD1, whole genome shotgun sequence genome encodes the following:
- the LOC107379644 gene encoding protein Bouncer isoform X1 — protein sequence MFSGSDELRVFIKHPERRSLGSGEEEEQLEPLMGAAGLEPEEDYLECFRCDLGFWDACYTTETNCSHGELCYTGRGKAADALDVKMLGCVKAAECGAETTLELLFNKTVFVMTKECCNTPFCNAAHQIRLYTLLHLCVALMTTWHLAEASLG from the exons ATGTTTAGTGGCAGCGATGAGCTTCGTGTGTTTATAAAACACCCTGAACGGCGTTCTTTGGGGTCAGGTGAGGAAGAAGAGCAGCTGGAGCCACTCATGGGGGCGGCGGGATTAGAACCAGAGGAAGATTATCTGGAGTGTTTTCGATGTGATCTGGGCTTCTGGGATGCGTGCTACACGACGGAAACCAACTGCAGCCACGGGGAGCTCTGCTACACGGgccgagggaaggcag CTGATGCCCTGGATGTAAAGATGCTGGGGTGTGTAAAAGCTGCTGAGTGCGGCGCAGAGACGACGCTGGAGCTGCTTTTTAACAAGACCGTCTTTGTTATGACCAAAGAATGCTGCAACACACCTTTCTGCAACGCAGCGCATCAGATTCGTCTCTACACGCTTCTGCATCTCTGCGTGGCTTTAATGACTACATGGCACCTCGCTGAAGCCTCGCTGGGATAA
- the LOC107379644 gene encoding protein Bouncer isoform X3, with product MGAAGLEPEEDYLECFRCDLGFWDACYTTETNCSHGELCYTGRGKAADALDVKMLGCVKAAECGAETTLELLFNKTVFVMTKECCNTPFCNAAHQIRLYTLLHLCVALMTTWHLAEASLG from the exons ATGGGGGCGGCGGGATTAGAACCAGAGGAAGATTATCTGGAGTGTTTTCGATGTGATCTGGGCTTCTGGGATGCGTGCTACACGACGGAAACCAACTGCAGCCACGGGGAGCTCTGCTACACGGgccgagggaaggcag CTGATGCCCTGGATGTAAAGATGCTGGGGTGTGTAAAAGCTGCTGAGTGCGGCGCAGAGACGACGCTGGAGCTGCTTTTTAACAAGACCGTCTTTGTTATGACCAAAGAATGCTGCAACACACCTTTCTGCAACGCAGCGCATCAGATTCGTCTCTACACGCTTCTGCATCTCTGCGTGGCTTTAATGACTACATGGCACCTCGCTGAAGCCTCGCTGGGATAA